One window of Thiomicrorhabdus lithotrophica genomic DNA carries:
- a CDS encoding DapH/DapD/GlmU-related protein, protein MTIKRIGHRYSDTKTGATIDVWFPRSNKEIARNCLASKAGLIKGDFVTVEIASIDDAPTSAEEAYLRLHLLSECAVKPNEINLDGVFGLLNNVAWTTAGPVLPSEVENLREAIADEVHQFNVTCVDKFPRMTDYVIPEGVRIGNADRVRLGAHLAPGTTIMHEGFVNFNAGTLGNSMVEGRISASVVVGENTDIGGGASIMGTLSGGGKQVISMGKRNLLGANAGLGISLGDDCIVESGLYLTAGTKVKMPDGSIVSARELSGESKLLFRRHSQTGAVEAIVTDGSLWGGLNSALHSND, encoded by the coding sequence ATGACAATCAAACGAATTGGACACCGTTATAGCGATACGAAAACAGGTGCAACGATAGATGTGTGGTTCCCACGCTCTAATAAAGAGATTGCCCGTAACTGTTTGGCTTCTAAGGCGGGTTTGATTAAAGGTGATTTTGTAACAGTAGAGATTGCATCAATTGATGATGCACCAACTTCTGCAGAAGAAGCCTACCTTCGACTTCACTTATTGTCAGAATGTGCAGTTAAGCCAAACGAGATTAATTTAGATGGTGTGTTTGGTCTTTTAAATAATGTCGCTTGGACAACCGCTGGTCCAGTTTTACCATCTGAAGTTGAAAATCTTCGTGAAGCGATTGCTGATGAAGTGCATCAATTTAATGTAACTTGCGTTGATAAGTTCCCACGTATGACAGATTACGTCATTCCTGAAGGTGTGCGTATTGGTAATGCTGATCGTGTAAGACTAGGTGCTCATCTAGCTCCAGGTACAACTATTATGCACGAAGGTTTTGTAAACTTTAACGCCGGTACTTTGGGTAATTCAATGGTAGAAGGGCGTATTAGTGCAAGTGTTGTGGTCGGTGAGAACACAGATATTGGCGGTGGTGCTTCTATTATGGGAACACTTTCTGGTGGTGGTAAGCAAGTAATCTCAATGGGTAAGAGAAACTTGTTGGGTGCTAATGCTGGTTTAGGTATTTCTTTGGGCGACGATTGTATTGTTGAGTCAGGCTTATACCTAACGGCTGGTACTAAAGTGAAAATGCCTGATGGTTCTATTGTTTCTGCTCGTGAACTATCTGGTGAGTCTAAGTTGTTATTCAGACGCCATAGCCAGACAGGTGCGGTTGAAGCAATCGTAACAGACGGTTCTTTATGGGGCGGTTTAAACAGCGCTTTGCATAGCAACGATTAA
- a CDS encoding arsenate reductase — MKMYGIPNCDTVRKARKFLEANGTEYDFHDFKKQGLSIETIQTWLSSQPIDVIVNKRSTSWKQLTDEQKQHLMDQTDLSPLTEMPTLIKRPVLETNSVLLFGFKADEYQALVK, encoded by the coding sequence ATGAAAATGTATGGCATCCCAAATTGTGACACCGTTCGTAAAGCACGTAAGTTTCTAGAAGCTAATGGAACTGAATACGATTTTCACGATTTTAAAAAACAAGGTTTATCAATCGAGACCATTCAAACTTGGTTATCATCACAACCTATTGATGTAATTGTGAATAAACGCAGCACAAGCTGGAAACAGTTAACCGATGAACAAAAACAGCATTTAATGGATCAAACCGATTTAAGTCCATTAACAGAGATGCCTACACTGATCAAACGCCCTGTCTTAGAAACCAACTCAGTACTTTTATTTGGTTTTAAAGCAGATGAATACCAAGCTTTAGTTAAATAG
- the dapE gene encoding succinyl-diaminopimelate desuccinylase → MTETIELAQKLIQIDSVTPNDKGCQNIIADYLKPLGFDTEHLKFGEVDNIWARKGTEAPCFVFAGHTDVVPTGPESAWTHPPFSAHIDGDMMFGRGTADMKSSIACFMAATKRFVADYPDHKGSIAYLITSDEEGPALDGTVKVVETLEARNEKFKYCLVGEPSSSNKLADSIKNGRRGSLSGTLTIKGIQGHIAYPELADNPIHNMAPALEQLVQVQWDHGNEYFPPTSFQISNINGGTGATNVIPGDVVIQFNFRFSTEHTPESLQESVHAILDHHKLDYTLDWNLSGLPFITPADGELIRAVRTASDNVMGYKPILSTAGGTSDGRFIAPTGAQVIELGPLNATIHKIDEQVSVSDLNQLTEIYYHTLVELLAK, encoded by the coding sequence ATGACTGAAACCATTGAACTTGCCCAAAAATTAATTCAAATTGATTCTGTAACCCCAAACGATAAAGGCTGTCAGAACATCATTGCTGACTACCTCAAACCATTAGGATTTGATACAGAGCATTTGAAGTTTGGTGAAGTTGATAATATCTGGGCTCGTAAAGGAACAGAAGCACCTTGCTTCGTTTTTGCAGGTCATACAGACGTTGTTCCAACAGGTCCAGAAAGCGCATGGACTCACCCTCCATTTTCAGCACATATTGACGGTGACATGATGTTTGGGCGCGGCACGGCCGATATGAAAAGTTCTATCGCCTGCTTTATGGCCGCAACCAAACGTTTTGTTGCAGATTATCCAGACCATAAAGGCTCTATCGCTTACCTCATTACCAGCGATGAAGAAGGCCCTGCTTTAGATGGTACGGTTAAAGTAGTAGAAACATTAGAAGCGCGAAATGAAAAATTTAAATACTGCTTAGTGGGCGAGCCTTCTAGCTCTAACAAACTTGCAGATTCTATTAAGAATGGGCGTCGTGGTTCTTTAAGTGGTACGCTGACAATTAAAGGAATTCAAGGCCATATAGCCTACCCTGAGTTGGCAGACAACCCCATCCATAATATGGCTCCAGCATTAGAACAATTAGTGCAAGTACAATGGGATCACGGAAACGAATACTTCCCACCAACCTCTTTCCAAATTTCTAATATCAATGGTGGCACTGGTGCAACCAATGTAATTCCTGGCGATGTTGTTATCCAGTTCAACTTCCGTTTTTCAACAGAGCATACACCTGAATCTTTACAAGAAAGTGTCCATGCTATCCTTGACCACCATAAATTAGACTATACGTTAGACTGGAACTTATCAGGCTTACCATTTATTACCCCTGCCGATGGTGAATTGATTCGTGCCGTTCGAACGGCTTCTGATAATGTTATGGGCTATAAACCTATCTTATCAACGGCTGGTGGTACATCTGATGGTCGTTTTATTGCCCCAACAGGCGCACAAGTTATTGAACTTGGCCCTTTAAACGCCACTATTCATAAAATTGATGAACAAGTGAGCGTCAGTGATTTAAATCAATTAACTGAAATTTATTATCACACTTTGGTTGAACTTCTCGCTAAATAA
- a CDS encoding Crp/Fnr family transcriptional regulator, whose protein sequence is MNIAKIISGTILGQDVTTEECEILSSAVTQRSLTKGEVLFDEGTKDETLYLLVSGKLEVVKVLSNDKTIHIDTLKEGSMTGELSFIDGNTHTMRLIAKKECEVLMLHKDAFEELVEKEPMLTYHVMRSILRYSHVMQRKINAKYLEMHRMVQNQYTAQY, encoded by the coding sequence ATGAACATTGCAAAAATCATTTCTGGAACCATTTTAGGCCAAGATGTTACGACTGAAGAGTGTGAAATACTTTCTAGCGCTGTAACCCAACGTTCACTCACTAAAGGTGAAGTCTTATTTGATGAAGGCACAAAAGATGAAACGTTATATCTGCTTGTATCAGGAAAATTAGAAGTTGTTAAAGTGCTTAGCAACGATAAGACCATCCATATCGATACTTTAAAAGAAGGGTCTATGACTGGTGAATTGAGTTTTATAGATGGAAATACACACACAATGCGTTTGATTGCAAAAAAAGAGTGCGAAGTGTTAATGCTCCATAAAGATGCCTTTGAAGAACTTGTCGAAAAAGAACCGATGCTGACTTACCATGTAATGCGCTCTATCCTTCGTTATTCTCATGTTATGCAACGTAAAATCAATGCAAAATATTTAGAGATGCACCGAATGGTTCAAAACCAGTACACTGCTCAATATTAA
- a CDS encoding sodium-dependent transporter → MSQLKLSKDSWSSQTVFVMAAVGSAVGLGNLWKFPYITGEYGGGAFVLVYLACILLIGIPVLFSEFILGRAGKANPVQAMANVARENGASRLWSLIGFNGVLAGVLILSFYSVIAGWAVAYFFESLQGSFIGIDAASVGVHFSTLLASPYQLLFWHTVVSVFTILVVAKGVKGGIEKAINFLMPGLFLILLVLLGYSTTTGAFIESFDFLFSPDFSKLSWEAVLVAMGHAFFTLSIGMGAMMVYGSYLSREYSIVRAGLWIAFADTLIALLAGLVIFSIVFANGLEPGSGPGLLFQTLPVAFGDMTGGWFFGTLFFALVVMAALSSAISIIEPVVSWFDQNWGINRFKAAWIMGILIWILGIGTVLSFNSWQAVHIFGEKTLFDTLDFLTTNIMLPLGGLFMTVFVAWVLKDEIRNSELPLSDKMMRVFMFVLRWVAPIAVILVFVSNLASEENLISMLAVSLAIYLLYIGYRKRLAE, encoded by the coding sequence ATGAGCCAGTTGAAACTTTCTAAAGATTCTTGGTCTTCGCAGACGGTTTTTGTTATGGCCGCAGTCGGTTCAGCTGTTGGTTTAGGGAATTTGTGGAAGTTTCCATATATTACAGGTGAATATGGCGGCGGTGCTTTTGTATTGGTTTATTTGGCATGTATTTTACTGATCGGTATCCCGGTTCTATTTTCAGAATTTATTCTAGGGCGTGCAGGTAAGGCTAACCCTGTGCAGGCAATGGCCAATGTGGCTCGAGAAAATGGCGCTAGCCGCCTATGGAGTTTGATTGGTTTTAACGGTGTGTTAGCTGGTGTACTTATTCTCTCTTTTTACTCAGTGATTGCAGGTTGGGCAGTCGCTTACTTCTTTGAAAGCTTACAAGGCAGTTTTATCGGGATAGATGCAGCAAGTGTTGGTGTTCACTTTAGTACTTTGTTAGCAAGCCCTTATCAATTGTTGTTTTGGCATACTGTCGTGTCTGTTTTTACTATTTTAGTGGTCGCAAAAGGTGTTAAAGGTGGTATAGAAAAAGCCATTAACTTTTTGATGCCAGGTCTGTTTTTGATATTGTTGGTTTTGTTAGGTTACTCAACAACAACAGGCGCTTTTATAGAGAGTTTCGATTTTTTATTTAGCCCTGATTTTTCTAAATTGAGCTGGGAAGCGGTATTGGTTGCTATGGGGCATGCCTTTTTCACCTTAAGTATTGGTATGGGGGCAATGATGGTTTATGGTTCTTATTTGTCTAGAGAGTACTCAATTGTTAGAGCTGGATTATGGATCGCTTTTGCAGATACCCTTATTGCATTATTAGCAGGCCTGGTAATATTCTCTATTGTTTTTGCTAATGGCTTAGAGCCTGGTTCTGGACCAGGTCTGTTATTTCAAACATTACCTGTTGCTTTTGGTGATATGACGGGAGGATGGTTTTTTGGAACGCTGTTTTTTGCTCTCGTTGTTATGGCTGCCCTTAGTTCAGCTATTTCAATTATTGAACCTGTTGTAAGTTGGTTTGATCAAAACTGGGGTATTAACCGTTTTAAAGCAGCGTGGATTATGGGGATATTGATTTGGATTCTTGGTATAGGAACGGTACTTTCTTTTAATAGCTGGCAAGCTGTTCATATTTTTGGAGAAAAAACCCTATTTGATACCTTAGATTTTTTAACCACTAATATTATGCTTCCGTTAGGTGGATTGTTTATGACGGTGTTTGTGGCTTGGGTCTTAAAAGACGAGATAAGAAATTCAGAGTTACCTTTGTCAGATAAGATGATGAGAGTATTTATGTTTGTTTTAAGATGGGTTGCACCAATCGCGGTGATTCTTGTGTTTGTTTCAAACCTGGCCTCTGAAGAGAATTTAATATCAATGCTTGCAGTTTCATTAGCCATTTATTTGCTGTACATAGGTTATAGAAAAAGGCTAGCAGAATAA
- the murB gene encoding UDP-N-acetylmuramate dehydrogenase produces the protein MHIQANHSLKPYNTFNIDVRSQYYIEINKQSDILILRSDLKLASLPWRIIGDGSNILFTDDVEGVTVRCTFDKIKIMKEDDENVWLSVGAGLKWHDLVTYTVNRDWWGLENLALIPGTVGASPVQNIGAYGSEARDTITRVQTLNIYDGQRVEYRNAECKFGYRTSIFKQEFVNKLLVHRVTFRLRKLRFGNANLGYDPLKNALSDFPKESLTPKMVYDAVISIRQSRLPNPERQGNAGSFFKNPIIDKDYFETLLAEYPDIPHHKTLDGNYKIPGAWLIEQTGWKGRSHGKSGVSAKHALVLVNLGGAKGTDIEELYQIVQEDVNHKFGIYLEPEVIIM, from the coding sequence ATGCATATTCAGGCCAACCATTCCCTAAAGCCATACAACACTTTTAACATTGATGTTAGAAGCCAGTACTACATAGAAATCAATAAGCAAAGTGATATTCTTATCCTTAGAAGCGATCTAAAACTCGCATCTCTTCCTTGGAGAATTATTGGTGATGGTAGTAATATTTTATTTACCGATGATGTTGAGGGTGTAACGGTTCGCTGTACCTTCGACAAGATTAAAATCATGAAAGAAGATGATGAAAATGTCTGGCTTTCCGTTGGTGCAGGTCTGAAATGGCATGACCTTGTTACCTATACAGTTAACCGAGATTGGTGGGGGCTAGAAAATTTAGCTTTAATACCCGGCACTGTTGGTGCTTCACCAGTACAAAATATTGGAGCTTACGGCTCAGAAGCTCGCGACACAATCACTCGAGTACAAACCCTTAACATTTATGATGGACAACGAGTTGAATACAGAAATGCCGAGTGTAAATTTGGCTACCGCACCAGTATTTTTAAACAAGAGTTTGTTAATAAATTACTTGTTCACCGTGTCACATTCAGGCTACGTAAACTCCGTTTTGGTAATGCTAACTTAGGTTATGACCCTCTCAAGAATGCGTTAAGCGACTTCCCTAAAGAAAGTCTGACTCCCAAAATGGTTTACGATGCCGTTATTTCGATTCGTCAAAGCCGATTGCCTAATCCAGAACGTCAAGGCAATGCAGGTAGTTTCTTTAAAAACCCTATTATTGATAAAGATTACTTTGAGACTTTGCTTGCAGAGTATCCTGATATTCCACATCACAAAACACTTGATGGTAACTATAAAATTCCTGGTGCTTGGCTTATTGAGCAAACGGGTTGGAAGGGGCGTTCCCATGGTAAATCTGGCGTTTCAGCTAAACATGCACTAGTTTTAGTTAATTTAGGTGGTGCAAAAGGAACTGATATTGAAGAGCTCTATCAAATAGTGCAAGAAGATGTGAACCATAAATTTGGAATTTATTTAGAGCCTGAAGTTATTATTATGTAA
- a CDS encoding START domain-containing protein: MLFIQSHIAIIALSLLSFSTMAQVWELQETEENSPVLVWTKAIPGSNFKAFRGQVTINDSLKKTLAVIKDTANIPKWYHNTSIAKQIVILDANQSLNYTVTTAPWPVTNRDSVTLVTDKPQASGEYLIELNARPEEYPEQVNRIRIPKLEGFWKLVPLTGNKTEVTLQIAAEPGGEIPSWLANSMVIDMPFYSLTNLKKRVENNLD; the protein is encoded by the coding sequence ATGCTATTCATTCAATCTCATATCGCTATTATTGCCCTCTCCCTTCTCAGTTTCTCTACTATGGCACAAGTATGGGAACTCCAAGAAACCGAAGAAAACTCGCCTGTACTGGTTTGGACTAAAGCGATTCCTGGCTCAAATTTTAAAGCGTTTAGGGGGCAGGTCACCATTAATGATTCATTGAAAAAAACACTTGCTGTCATTAAAGATACAGCGAATATACCCAAGTGGTATCACAACACATCCATTGCCAAACAAATAGTCATTTTAGATGCTAACCAATCTTTAAATTACACTGTAACGACAGCACCCTGGCCTGTTACAAATCGAGATTCAGTGACATTAGTCACAGATAAACCTCAAGCCAGTGGCGAGTATTTAATTGAATTAAACGCAAGGCCTGAAGAATACCCTGAACAAGTGAATAGAATTAGAATTCCGAAGTTAGAAGGTTTTTGGAAATTAGTTCCTTTGACTGGTAACAAAACCGAAGTGACCTTGCAAATAGCGGCAGAACCCGGTGGTGAAATTCCGAGTTGGTTAGCCAATTCAATGGTAATTGATATGCCCTTTTATAGCCTAACTAATCTAAAAAAACGCGTTGAAAACAACCTAGATTAA
- a CDS encoding mechanosensitive ion channel family protein codes for MEWLTQIWTDLVALFGGQVWLLLLLSILTVTVVFDVVQRYVLKIVHLRLLKTNHIWIDSFVDAARAPVSFFIWVTGLVLALTTTITQFAVYTEIVPFILSFKSTILTLSFGWFAIRLVQRLEFHLKEIAREDDRLDEVTVEAFAKIIRLLVFILTILFFLNAFGVSLTGLLAFGGVGGIAIGFAAKDLLSNLFGGLMLYMDKPFTVGEWIRSPDKEIEGTVEEIGWRRTTIRTFDKRPLYVPNGIFANIAIENPSRMDNRRIKETMGIRYADANKMRVIIKDVKNMLRNHPDIDNNQTLIVNFNSFGASSLDFFIYTFTKTTNWIQFHEIKQDVLLTVNDIVESHGAEMAFPTRTLHIEATSEVEEVKSS; via the coding sequence ATGGAATGGTTAACTCAAATTTGGACTGACTTAGTCGCTTTATTTGGTGGGCAAGTTTGGTTGTTATTACTACTATCAATTCTAACTGTCACGGTAGTGTTTGATGTTGTACAGCGCTACGTTTTAAAAATTGTGCATTTAAGGCTGTTAAAGACGAATCATATTTGGATAGATAGCTTTGTGGATGCGGCTAGAGCACCTGTGTCTTTCTTTATTTGGGTAACGGGTTTAGTTTTAGCTTTAACCACTACAATTACTCAGTTTGCTGTCTATACTGAAATAGTCCCTTTCATTTTATCGTTTAAATCGACCATTCTAACCTTGTCGTTTGGTTGGTTTGCAATCCGTTTAGTTCAAAGATTAGAATTTCATTTAAAAGAAATAGCGCGTGAAGACGACCGATTAGATGAGGTTACGGTTGAGGCATTTGCAAAGATTATTCGACTGCTTGTCTTTATCCTGACAATCTTATTCTTCTTAAATGCATTTGGGGTCAGTTTAACCGGGCTTTTAGCCTTTGGTGGTGTCGGCGGTATTGCTATTGGTTTTGCGGCTAAAGATTTATTGAGTAATTTGTTTGGTGGCTTAATGCTTTATATGGATAAACCTTTTACGGTGGGTGAATGGATTCGTTCTCCAGATAAAGAGATTGAGGGAACAGTAGAAGAAATTGGCTGGCGTAGAACAACTATCCGAACTTTTGATAAGCGCCCGTTATATGTACCAAATGGAATATTCGCTAACATTGCGATAGAAAATCCATCACGTATGGATAATCGCAGAATTAAAGAAACAATGGGGATCCGTTACGCAGATGCGAATAAAATGCGAGTTATCATTAAAGATGTGAAGAATATGTTGAGGAATCATCCAGATATTGATAATAATCAAACACTAATTGTTAACTTTAATAGTTTTGGTGCATCGTCTTTAGATTTCTTTATCTATACTTTTACTAAGACAACAAATTGGATTCAGTTTCATGAAATCAAACAAGATGTGCTTTTAACAGTTAATGATATTGTTGAATCGCATGGTGCAGAAATGGCGTTTCCTACACGCACACTGCATATAGAAGCGACATCAGAAGTAGAAGAGGTTAAGTCTTCTTAG
- the nagZ gene encoding beta-N-acetylhexosaminidase: protein MNHIAGKPMSLGSVMVDIEGTQLQTHEIERLMDPMVAGVILFSRNFESPEQIKKLTQEVHELRHPKLLIGVDHEGGRVQRFRTGFTHIPPMRVLGELYEKDEKHSFDVAEKIGWLLAAELLSVGVDFSFAPVLDLDYGGSKVIGDRAFHANPIAVGNLAFHVMNGMRKAGMASVAKHFPGHGFIEADTHLEVAIDERSFAEIQQHDIQPFLRLIENGVDAIMPAHVIYPQMDKHPAGFSEYWLQNVLRKQCHFEGAIVSDDMSMKAATEFGTASERVERALQAGCDLVLVCNDPIAADEVLAKVHWHSDVLSHARLIRLHAHGKFEYSKLQYEPLWQAAVSVVNQINQQQDQQDLI, encoded by the coding sequence ATGAATCACATCGCAGGTAAACCCATGTCTTTAGGCAGCGTAATGGTTGATATTGAAGGAACTCAGCTCCAAACACATGAGATTGAACGCTTAATGGATCCTATGGTAGCAGGGGTTATTTTGTTTAGTCGCAATTTTGAGTCACCTGAACAAATTAAAAAACTCACTCAAGAAGTACATGAATTACGCCATCCTAAATTACTTATTGGGGTGGATCACGAAGGCGGACGGGTTCAACGTTTTAGAACCGGATTTACGCACATACCTCCGATGCGAGTATTAGGTGAATTATATGAAAAAGATGAAAAGCACAGTTTCGATGTGGCTGAAAAAATTGGCTGGTTGCTAGCCGCTGAACTGCTGTCAGTAGGCGTAGATTTTAGCTTTGCGCCTGTTCTGGATTTAGATTATGGCGGAAGCAAAGTGATTGGTGATAGAGCGTTTCATGCGAATCCTATCGCTGTAGGTAATTTAGCCTTTCATGTAATGAATGGTATGCGTAAAGCAGGTATGGCCTCAGTTGCAAAACACTTTCCAGGTCATGGTTTTATTGAAGCGGATACACATCTTGAAGTGGCAATAGACGAACGCTCTTTTGCTGAGATTCAGCAGCATGATATTCAACCCTTTTTACGATTAATTGAAAATGGGGTAGATGCCATAATGCCTGCCCATGTTATCTATCCTCAGATGGATAAACACCCCGCTGGTTTTTCAGAATATTGGTTACAGAACGTTTTACGTAAGCAGTGTCACTTTGAAGGTGCCATTGTTAGTGACGATATGAGCATGAAGGCGGCAACAGAGTTTGGTACCGCATCAGAACGTGTTGAAAGAGCATTGCAAGCGGGTTGTGATTTGGTTTTAGTGTGTAATGATCCTATTGCAGCAGATGAGGTGTTAGCTAAAGTACATTGGCACTCTGATGTTTTATCTCATGCTCGTTTGATTCGTTTACATGCACATGGTAAGTTTGAATATTCAAAGCTGCAGTATGAACCTTTATGGCAAGCCGCTGTATCGGTAGTCAATCAAATCAATCAACAACAAGATCAGCAGGACTTAATTTAG
- a CDS encoding MOSC domain-containing protein, with protein sequence MAKLIGIATHQESKGKISTHSEISITPESGLENDYQGKKNRQTQVTLLSLKSWQQACKEAGKEINWTERRANLLIDDIEFSESLIGSQVQIGNVLLEITKETDPCSRMDALQPGLKAALTPDWRGGARCKVLRKGLVSIGDKVTILKRF encoded by the coding sequence ATGGCTAAATTAATTGGAATCGCTACGCACCAAGAATCAAAAGGTAAAATTTCTACCCATAGTGAAATTAGCATTACGCCAGAGTCAGGCTTAGAGAACGATTATCAAGGTAAGAAAAACCGCCAAACGCAAGTGACTTTACTGTCATTAAAAAGTTGGCAACAGGCTTGTAAGGAAGCAGGAAAAGAGATTAATTGGACAGAACGTCGCGCCAACTTATTAATTGATGATATTGAATTTTCTGAATCCTTGATTGGTTCACAAGTTCAAATTGGTAACGTTTTACTAGAGATTACTAAAGAAACTGATCCATGCAGCAGAATGGATGCATTACAACCTGGTTTAAAGGCGGCATTAACACCAGATTGGCGTGGTGGAGCTCGTTGTAAAGTGCTGCGTAAAGGCCTGGTATCGATTGGTGATAAAGTGACTATTTTAAAACGTTTCTAA
- a CDS encoding ABC transporter permease has translation MLRVASYLIVFAWLALAILGFFIGEDANNVHLNSFLSGPSYQAWLGSDELGRPVLQRVALGAQTSLFVAVGVVFFSAIIGTTIGVISGYLGGWTDRIITKIIDVFLAFPGLLLAIALAAILGPGIENVVFALVVVGWVGYARLSRAQTMSIRHREHILAARSLAVPTPIMLYRHVLPLILAPLGVEATFGIAGAVISEAGLSFLGLGVQPPEASWGSMIKEGTRYLLVAPHLVLAPGIALMMVVLAVNLIGDQWRDYLDVKTRSTK, from the coding sequence ATGTTAAGAGTAGCAAGTTATCTTATTGTTTTTGCTTGGTTAGCTTTGGCGATATTAGGATTCTTTATTGGTGAAGATGCTAATAATGTGCATTTAAACTCATTTTTGTCTGGGCCAAGTTACCAGGCCTGGTTAGGTTCTGATGAGCTAGGGCGTCCAGTTTTACAGCGTGTTGCTTTAGGTGCTCAAACGTCTTTGTTTGTAGCGGTTGGCGTGGTGTTTTTCTCAGCCATTATTGGCACCACGATTGGCGTAATCAGTGGTTACTTAGGTGGTTGGACAGACCGAATTATTACTAAAATAATTGATGTGTTTTTGGCCTTTCCAGGGTTGCTTTTAGCGATTGCTTTGGCGGCTATTTTAGGGCCAGGTATTGAAAACGTTGTCTTTGCATTAGTGGTTGTTGGTTGGGTAGGTTATGCGCGTTTATCACGTGCTCAAACAATGAGTATCCGACATCGGGAGCATATTTTAGCGGCGCGATCTTTAGCTGTACCAACGCCTATTATGTTGTATCGCCACGTTTTACCGCTGATTTTAGCGCCATTAGGTGTTGAAGCCACTTTTGGTATTGCGGGTGCGGTTATTTCTGAAGCCGGTTTATCCTTTTTAGGTCTGGGCGTGCAACCACCTGAAGCCTCTTGGGGCAGTATGATTAAAGAGGGAACACGTTACCTTTTAGTCGCACCTCACTTAGTTTTGGCACCCGGAATTGCTTTAATGATGGTTGTGCTTGCAGTCAATTTAATAGGTGACCAGTGGCGAGATTATTTAGATGTTAAAACACGTTCAACTAAGTAG
- the nikB gene encoding nickel ABC transporter permease, with product MIAYILRLIGAVLFVSWIVGTLVFFLIHLVPGDPVAVMLGDWASPADETALREQLGLHLPIWTQYVHYLTGLLQFDLGQSLFFQQPVSDLIAERFPMTLQLAVMALFVAVLIAFPLGLWAALRAGKWPDHLSMTVSLIGVSIPNFWLGPMLILVFSLGLAWLPVSGAEQPFSWVLPAITLGTALAAILARMLRASLLEVMHEDYIRTAQAKGLPASMVYGKHALLNALLPVVTILGLQLGTLLGGAVITEVVFDWPGLGQLLVESIQRRDYPVVQGCILVISVAYITINGLTELVYAWLDPRIRVAQ from the coding sequence TTGATAGCTTATATATTGCGTTTAATCGGTGCGGTGTTGTTTGTTTCCTGGATTGTTGGTACCTTAGTTTTTTTCCTAATACATTTGGTTCCTGGTGATCCTGTTGCGGTTATGCTTGGCGATTGGGCTAGTCCTGCAGATGAAACGGCTTTACGTGAACAGTTAGGTCTGCATTTACCGATTTGGACGCAATACGTTCATTACTTAACAGGCCTGCTGCAATTTGATTTAGGTCAATCTCTGTTTTTTCAGCAACCTGTCTCAGACTTAATTGCTGAACGATTTCCTATGACTTTGCAGTTAGCGGTGATGGCATTATTTGTGGCGGTGTTAATTGCGTTTCCTTTAGGTCTTTGGGCTGCTTTAAGAGCAGGTAAATGGCCTGATCACCTTTCTATGACCGTATCTTTAATCGGTGTATCTATCCCTAATTTTTGGTTAGGACCAATGTTGATTTTAGTGTTTTCGCTGGGTTTAGCCTGGTTACCGGTAAGTGGCGCGGAGCAACCTTTTTCTTGGGTGTTGCCTGCTATAACCTTGGGTACGGCGTTGGCGGCTATTTTGGCGCGTATGTTACGAGCATCATTGTTAGAGGTGATGCACGAAGATTATATACGTACAGCCCAAGCAAAAGGGCTTCCAGCATCTATGGTATACGGTAAACACGCTTTACTAAATGCTTTGCTGCCTGTTGTGACTATTTTAGGGTTGCAGTTAGGGACTTTATTAGGCGGAGCAGTTATCACAGAGGTTGTATTTGACTGGCCAGGTTTAGGGCAGTTATTAGTGGAGTCCATTCAACGTCGTGATTATCCAGTGGTTCAAGGCTGTATCTTAGTGATCAGTGTTGCTTACATCACTATTAATGGTTTAACAGAGTTGGTTTATGCTTGGCTTGATCCGAGAATTAGGGTGGCTCAATAA